A window of Apium graveolens cultivar Ventura chromosome 8, ASM990537v1, whole genome shotgun sequence contains these coding sequences:
- the LOC141677172 gene encoding putative methyltransferase PMT2, translated as MAPKLSAGDSRTRSSVSIFIVVGLCCFFYLLGAWQRSGFGKGDSIALEMTKTGADCSVLPNLNFDTHHSGDVGIIDNSGSKVKNIKPCHSRYTDYTPCQDQSRAMTFPRENMNYRERHCPPQEEKLHCLIPAPKGYVTPFPWPKSRDYVPYANAPYKSLTVEKAIQNWIQYEGNVFRFPGGGTQFPQGADKYIDQLMSVIPIENGTVRTALDTGCGVASWGAYLWKRKVIAMSFAPRDSHEAQVQFALERGVPAVIGVLGTIKMPYPSRAFDMAHCSRCLIPWGANDGMYMMEVDRVLRPGGYWVLSGPPINWKVNYRSWQRPKEELQEEQRKIEEVAKNLCWEKKSEKGETAIWQKRVNADSCRASQTNLCDSSDPDNAWYKKMEACITPYAKSNTEAGEDLKTFPERLNAVPPRIASGSVPGISVETYLEDNKNWRKHVHAYKRINKFIDSGRYRNIMDMNAGLGGFAAALESPKLWVMNVVPTLAEKKTLGVIYERGLIGIYHDWCEAFSTYPRTYDLIHANGLFSLYKDKCEFEDILLEMDRILRPEGAVIIRDEVEVLVKVKKIVNGMRWDTKMTDHEDGPLVPEKILIAVKQYWVTGENNSTSSQ; from the exons ATGGCACCAAAATTAAGTGCAGGAGACAGTAGGACCAGGAGTTCTGTATCTATTTTTATTGTAGTTGGGTTGTGCTGTTTCTTTTACTTGTTGGGAGCATGGCAAAGAAGTGGATTCGGGAAGGGAGACAGTATAGCTTTGGAGATGACCAAGACTGGTGCAGACTGCAGTGTGCTCCCAAATCTGAACTTTGACACTCATCATAGCGGTGATGTTGGGATAATCGATAATTCTGGATCAAAAGTTAAAAATATTAAGCCATGCCACTCTCGTTATACTGACTACACGCCCTGTCAAGATCAAAGTCGTGCAATGACCTTCCCAAGAGAAAATATGAATTACAGAGAAAGGCATTGCCCCCCTCAGGAAGAGAAGCTGCATTGCCTCATTCCTGCACCCAAAGGATATGTAACCCCATTTCCATGGCCTAAAAGTCGTGATTATGTACCGTATGCAAATGCACCTTATAAGAGCTTGACTGTTGAAAAGGCTATTCAGAACTGGATTCAGTATGAGGGTAATGTGTTTAGATTCCCTGGCGGAGGGACACAATTTCCTCAGGGGGCAGATAAATATATTGATCAGCTCATGTCGGTGATTCCAATAGAGAATGGGACTGTGAGAACTGCTCTGGACACTGGTTGTGGG gttgctagttggggtgcataCCTTTGGAAGAGAAAGGTTATAGCAATGTCATTTGCACCAAGAGATTCTCATGAGGCACAGGTTCAGTTTGCTCTTGAGAGAGGAGTGCCAGCTGTTATTGGTGTTCTTGGAACCATAAAAATGCCATATCCATCTAGGGCATTTGATATGGCTCATTGTTCTCGTTGCTTGATTCCATGGGGAGCAAATG ATGGAATGTACATGATGGAAGTTGATCGAGTTTTGAGACCTGGTGGCTATTGGGTGCTTTCTGGTCCTCCAATTAATTGGAAGGTTAATTACAGATCCTGGCAACGTCCCAAGGAGGAACTTCAAGAAGAACAACGGAAGATTGAAGAGGTTGCCAAGAATCTTTGTTGGGAGAAAAAATCCGAAAAGGGTGAAACAGCTATATGGCAGAAGCGAGTAAATGCTGATTCTTGTCGTGCTTCACAAACAAATTTGTGCGACTCCTCAGATCCAGACAATGCCTG GTACAAGAAAATGGAAGCGTGCATTACTCCATATGCTAAATCAAATACTGAAGCAGGCGAGGACCTAAAGACATTCCCGGAAAGGCTTAATGCTGTCCCTCCCAGGATAGCTAGTGGATCTGTTCCTGGAATCTCTGTCGAGACTTACTTGGAAGATAACAAGAACTGGAGAAAGCATGTACATGCTTATAAAAGAATCAATAAATTTATTGATTCGGGAAGGTACCGAAACATAATGGATATGAATGCTGGGCTGGGAGGCTTTGCTGCTGCATTGGAATCTCCAAAATTGTGGGTTATGAACGTTGTACCCACTTTAGCTGAGAAAAAGACTCTTGGTGTTATATATGAGCGAGGACTAATCGGTATTTATCATGACTG GTGTGAAGCTTTCTCAACTTACCCGAGGACTTATGACCTTATTCATGCCAATGGTCTGTTTAGTTTGTACAAGGACAA ATGTGAGTTTGAAGACATTCTACTGGAGATGGATAGGATTCTAAGGCCAGAGGGTGCAGTCATAATCCGTGATGAAGTTGAAGTACTTGTCAAGGTGAAGAAAATAGTTAATGGAATGAGATGGGATACTAAAATGACAGATCATGAAGATGGTCCCCTTGTTCCGGAGAAGATTCTTATCGCTGTTAAACAATATTGGGTCACGGGAGAAAATAACTCCACATCCTCACAGTAA